In the genome of Apostichopus japonicus isolate 1M-3 chromosome 15, ASM3797524v1, whole genome shotgun sequence, one region contains:
- the LOC139980751 gene encoding SET and MYND domain-containing protein 4-like translates to MAGEFNWRTLWRTALLQGCPFISSCNEEHGTKEEHIIEQCTRLALWKDGRLQRSLETLICSTAVSRKSDEKAEQLRLEGNKFFQKKLYQKAVRYYSKAILHASQTTGCNQSTSQLSLAFANRSAALYYIQKWKLAVDDVDRALKYGYPLQQKYKILIRKGECLRNQGCMQDATIALKLALDSLSESTLTTAEIKVKSEKIANLLRSCSSESVREEKATASSCGFDPHPSIANASRQISLQYSTEKGRYLVAETVIQAGDVIISEKPFAVVLLPDHYDTHCHYCCDRALAPVMCSHCIHVQYCSEVCKDAAWEDYHEVECPMWEVLQEIDSLGHLGVRIILSAGIHKETMISSFSKSLPTTSNGIPGCRADGIYQADYGAVYSLQTHIDNQTQENLFQASMTGLLLSICIHIRLGKDNSVHWDALCNDTEVCALAGLISRHILQLRCNVHAITAVHPQGHADDPGRKVETTEQVRVASAVYPTVSLMNHGCDPNVIASFNGSDVTIRATRNIKNGEEICHSYGPHKNHMPVAERLRKLKEQYFFDCTCSACHMTEKEPSDWSMFKCSNCDQPATLLDSDLVCTNQQCLHKESAKEKLMLKEKADNLFQEGVRCCDKEDVEKSLQLLQQSLHIHEMVLFKHHRTIAEVRDCIARCYALQGDFIQSAEHLEVSIKIITEIYGRESIEHAQELQKLTQILFNGKQIKKAKRAITQALPLLSRYYGNQHESVQELLEMQACLLSL, encoded by the exons ATGGCGGGAGAGTTCAATTGGAGGACTCTTTGGAGAACTGCATTGCTGCAAGGATGTCCATTCATATCATCATGTAATGAAGAACATGGCACCAAAGAAGAACATATAATAGAACAGTGTACACGTCTTGCCTTGTGGAA GGATGGAAGATTACAGAGGAGCTTGGAAACTTTAATCTGCTCAACTGCTGTGAGCAGAAAATCAGATGAAAAGGCAGAACAGCTCCGTCTAGAAGGAAATAAATTTTTTCAAAAGAAACTTTATCAGAAAGCAGTTCGTTATTATTCTAAA GCTATACTTCATGCATCACAAACAACTGGATGCAATCAGTCCACTTCGCAACTGAGTCTAGCATTTGCGAACAGATCTGCTGCCCTCTATTACATTCAAAAATGGAAG CTTGCAGTCGATGATGTGGACAGAGCTCTGAAGTATGGATACCCTCTACAACAGAAGTATAAAATACTGATACGTAAAGGAGAATGCCTCAGAAACCAAGGATGCATGCAGGATGCAACCATAG CTCTCAAATTAGCTTTGGATAGTCTGTCTGAATCAACTCTGACAACAGCTGAGATCAAAG TAAAATCAGAGAAAATAGCAAACCTGTTGCGAAGCTGTTCTTCAGAAAGTGTCAGGGAAGAAAAGGCGACTGCATCTTCGTGTGGCTTTGATCCGCATCCCAGCATAGCAAATGCATCTCGTCAGATTTCACTCCAGTATTCAACAGAGAAAGGGCGGTATCTGGTG gcAGAAACTGTCATACAAGCTGGAGATGTGATAATTTCAGAGAAGCCATTTGCTGTCGTTCTTCTTCCCGATCACTATGACACTCACTGCCACTACTGTTGTGATAGAGCTTTGGCTCCTGTCAT GTGCAGCCATTGCATTCACGTACAGTACTGTTCTGAGGTTTGTAAAGACGCTGCCTGGGAGGATTATCATGAGGTGGAGTGCCCAATGTGGGAAGTACTTCAAGAG ATAGACTCTCTTGGCCATTTAGGTGTTAGAATTATTCTCAGTGCTGGCATTCACAAAGAAACAATGATATCATCCTTCTCTAAGAGCCTTCCAACAACATCCAATGGGATTCCTGGCTGCAGGGCTGATGGTATATACCAGGCTGACTATGGTGCAGTGTATTCATTACAGACTCACATAGACAATCAAACACAGGAAAATCTCTTCCAAGCCTCCATG ACTGGACTATTATTATCCATTTGCATTCATATCAGGCTCGGAAAAGACAATTCTGTTCACTGGGATGCTTTATGTAACGACACGGAGGTTTGTGCACTAGCTGGCCTAATTAGCAGACACATCCTTCAACTTAGGTGTAACGTACATGCTATTACAGCAGTGCACCCACAAGGACACGCTGATGACCCAGGGAGGAAAGTAGAAACCACTGAGCAAGTGAGGGTAGCATCAGCTGTCTACCCAACAGTGTCACTGATGAACCATGGGTGTGATCCTAATGTGATTGCTAG TTTCAATGGAAGTGATGTCACTATAAGAGCTACCAGAAATATCAAGAATGGAGAAGAAATTTGTCATAGCTATG gACCTCACAAGAACCACATGCCAGTTGCAGAGAGACTGAGAAAGTTGAAAGAGCAGTACTTTTTTGACTGTACTTGCAGTGCTTGTCACATGACTGAGAAAGAACCATCTGATTGGTCAATGTTCAAATGCTCCAATTGTGATCAACCTGCAACGTTATTAGATTCAGATCTAGTATGTACAAACCAACAATGCTTGCATAAGGAAAGTGCAAAAGAGAAACTAATG CTGAAAGAGAAAGCAGACAATCTTTTCCAAGAGGGTGTTCGTTGTTGTGACAAGGAAGATGTAGAGA AATCTTTGCAGCTGCTCCAGCAgtcattgcatattcatgagatggttTTATTCAAACACCACAGAACCATCGCAGAAGTGAGAGACTGCATAGCTAGATGTTATGCTCTTCAAG GTGATTTTATCCAGTCAGCTGAGCACCTGGAAGTAAGCATAAAGATTATAACAGAAATCTATGGAAGAGAAAGCATTGAACACGCTCAGGAACTTCAGAAACTCACTCAGATTCTGTTTAATGG AAAACAGATCAAGAAAGCTAAGAGGGCTATCACCCAAGCACTTCCTCTTCTTTCCCGTTACTACGGCAACCAACATGAATCAGTTCAGGAGTTGTTGGAGATGCAAGCCTGTTTGTTGTCCTTGTGA
- the LOC139980752 gene encoding T-complex protein 1 subunit zeta-like encodes MSAIKALNPKAEIARAAQALQININAARGLQDVLKTNLGPKGTIKMLVSGSGDIKLTKDGNILLHEMQIQHPTASLIAKVATAQDDITGDGTTSNVLIIGELLKQADLYVSEGLHPRIVTEGFELAKVKALETLEKIKVTREMDRDALISVAKTSLRTKVHAELADLLTEVVVDAVLAIHKTSESIDLHMVEIMQMQHRSDTDTQLIKGLVLDHGARHPDMKKHVKDAYILTCNVSMEYEKSEVNAGFFYKSAEEREKLVAAERKFTDEKVKKVIELKRKVCGDSDKGFVVINQKGVDPLSLDMLAKEGIVALRRAKRRNMERLALACGGHAMNSVEDLTPDCLGEAGQVYEHVLGEDKYTFVEECKNPLSVTILVKGPNKHTLAQIKDAIHDGLRAVKNAIDDGSVVPGAGALEVAIHDALMTYKDTVKGRARLGIEAFAQALLVIPKVLAANSGLDPQETIVKLQEEYRESGQPVGVDISTGEAIVAADEGIWDNYCVKRQILHSSTVIASNLLLVDEIMRAGLSSLKG; translated from the exons ATGTCGGCAATCAAAGCGTTAAATCCCAAGGCTGAAATAGCTAGAGCAGCTCAGGCTCTCCAGATCAACATTAATGCAGCTAGAGGACTTCAAGATGTTCTTAAAACAAATTTAGGGCCTAAAGGAACGATTAAAAT GTTAGTGTCTGGAAGTGGTGACATAAAACTAACAAAAGATGGAAATATACTGCTCCATGAAATG CAAATTCAACATCCCACTGCATCATTGATCGCAAAAGTCGCCACAGCTCAAGATGATATCACAGGAGATGGAACTACATCTAATGTGCTCATTATCGGAGAACTCCTAAAGCAAGCCGACCTCTATGTCTCAGAG GGACTCCATCCTCGAATTGTCACAGAAGGGTTCGAACTTGCAAAAGTGAAGGCTCTTGAGACGTTGGAAAAGATCAAAGTTACCAGGGAGATGGACAGAGATGCCTTGATAAGTGTTGCCAAGACATCTTTGAGAACTAAGGTCCATGCAGAATTGGCAGATCTTCTCACAGAG GTTGTGGTGGATGCTGTTTTAGCTATACATAAGACGAGTGAATCAATTGATTTACATATGGTTGAAATCATGCAAATGCAACACCGCAGTGATACAGATACACAGCTGATTAAAGGACTGGTGTTGGACCACGGTGCCAGGCACCCTGACATGAAGAAGCATGTCAAGGATGCATACATTCTGACCTGTAACGTCTCCATGGAATATGAAAAGAG TGAGGTAAATGCTGGCTTCTTTTACAAATCAGCGGAGGAGAGGGAGAAACTGGTGGCAGCCGAAAGAAAATTCACAGACGAGAAGGTCAAGAAAGTTATCGAACTGAAGAGAAAAGTCTGTGGTGATAGCGACAAAGGCTTTGTTGTCATAAACCAGAAG GGTGTAGATCCACTTTCTCTAGATATGTTGGCTAAAGAGGGCATCGTCGCACTCAGGAGAGCAAAGAGGCGAAACATGGAGAG GTTAGCTTTGGCCTGTGGTGGCCATGCCATGAATTCTGTGGAGGATTTAACACCTGATTGTTTAGGAGAGGCTGGGCAAGTCTACGAACATGTATTA GGAGAAGATAAGTACACCTTTGTGGAGGAATGTAAGAACCCTCTGTCGGTGACCATCTTAGTCAAGGGACCCAACAAGCACACCTTAGCTCAGATTAAAGATGCCATACACGACGGATTGAGAGCGGTCAAGAACGCCATCGATGATG GTTCTGTGGTGCCAGGTGCCGGTGCTTTGGAGGTTGCCATCCACGATGCCCTCATGACTTACAAGGACACGGTCAAAGGTCGAGCCAGATTAGGGATCGAGGCCTTTGCGCAGGCGTTATTGGTCATTCCAAAGGTGTTGGCAGCTAACTCTGGGTTGGATCCTCAGGAGACCATTGTCAAACTACAGGAGGAGTACAGAGAATCTGGTCAACCAGTAGGAGTAGATATATCCACAG GAGAAGCGATAGTAGCTGCTGATGAGGGTATCTGGGACAACTATTGTGTCAAAAGGCAAATCCTGCATTCCAG TACTGTAATAGCCAGTAACCTGCTCCTAGTCGATGAGATCATGAGAGCGGGCTTATCGTCCCTGAAGGGTTGA